One window of the Microbulbifer sp. Q7 genome contains the following:
- a CDS encoding disulfide bond formation protein B: MTLPTPRTTFLLMFLAVIFVLGVAFYMEYIMGLEPCPLCITQRVMFLGVGLMSLIAFLHNPSGASQIGRRLYGLLVSLFAIGGLYFSGRQLWLQSLPEDQVPACGPGISYMVDAFPMAEVIKTLLTGDGNCAEVQWTMLGLSIAGWAAVGFVGLILFGVWQAFRKN, translated from the coding sequence ATGACTCTGCCGACACCCCGCACCACCTTCCTGCTGATGTTTCTTGCCGTTATCTTCGTACTCGGTGTCGCCTTCTACATGGAATACATCATGGGGCTGGAACCCTGCCCGCTGTGTATTACCCAGCGCGTCATGTTCCTCGGTGTCGGCCTGATGTCACTGATCGCCTTTCTGCACAACCCCAGCGGTGCGAGCCAGATCGGCCGCCGGCTGTACGGCCTGCTGGTCTCGCTGTTCGCCATCGGCGGCCTGTATTTTTCCGGCCGTCAGCTGTGGCTGCAAAGCCTGCCGGAAGACCAGGTGCCGGCCTGCGGCCCGGGTATCAGCTACATGGTGGATGCATTCCCCATGGCCGAAGTCATCAAGACCCTGCTGACCGGTGACGGCAACTGCGCCGAAGTGCAGTGGACCATGCTCGGGCTCTCCATTGCTGGCTGGGCCGCGGTGGGCTTCGTCGGCCTGATCCTGTTCGGTGTGTGGCAGGCATTCCGCAAAAACTGA
- a CDS encoding ACP phosphodiesterase, translating into MNYLAHLLLSGPDPDWQLGGLLGDFVKGPMKGERPQAIEDGIRLHRRIDLLSDQHPAYLRALRRLGPEWRRLGGIALDIWFDHLLARDWQHWHPQPLETFTHHCWSNFRARQPWIPENARAFIQRAEQFKLLPGYREVAVIQRTLERVGMRLRRPQPLADVLPLLRADRPALETDFQQLFSDLTLQAEEFRRQLDPRTPSGQ; encoded by the coding sequence ATGAACTACTTGGCCCACTTGCTCCTCTCAGGCCCCGACCCGGACTGGCAACTGGGCGGGCTGCTCGGCGACTTCGTCAAGGGGCCCATGAAGGGCGAGCGCCCGCAGGCCATCGAAGACGGTATTCGCCTGCACCGCCGCATCGACCTGCTGAGCGACCAGCACCCTGCCTACCTCCGAGCACTTCGGCGGCTCGGGCCTGAATGGCGTCGCCTCGGCGGTATCGCCCTGGATATCTGGTTCGACCACTTACTCGCCCGCGACTGGCAACACTGGCATCCACAACCCCTCGAAACCTTTACCCACCACTGCTGGTCCAACTTTCGCGCGCGCCAGCCATGGATCCCGGAAAACGCACGGGCATTTATTCAAAGGGCCGAGCAATTTAAACTGCTACCCGGCTACCGCGAGGTAGCAGTTATCCAGCGCACCCTCGAACGGGTCGGAATGCGCCTGCGACGCCCCCAGCCACTGGCGGACGTGCTGCCGCTGCTGCGCGCCGATCGCCCGGCGCTGGAAACGGATTTTCAACAACTGTTTAGCGACCTGACACTCCAGGCCGAAGAATTCCGCCGACAGCTCGATCCGCGGACACCATCCGGACAATAA
- the gshA gene encoding glutamate--cysteine ligase, with protein MAELAQPEALALLKGIRRGIEKEGLRVSPEGELAQTGHPQGLGSALTHEYITTDFAEALLEFITPPVATPEQALEQLDHIHRYTYSQIGDERLWVNSMPGRIGRDEDIPVARYGSSHSGTMKTIYRLGLGLRYGRAMQTIAGIHYNFSLPDTFWRWLQQKEGGSDQSGTNESLQDFKTRRYFDLIRNFRRHYWLLIYLFGAAPAVCGTFVQDREHKLQPFDGDGRSLYAPQATSLRMGDLGYTSDAQKSLIVCYNDLPSYLSTLCAAISKPYPEYHALGVKDETGNYQQLSTGLLQIENEFYSPIRPKNPAGMGETALSALDARGVEYIEVRCLDLNPFVPLGIEAPQMRFLDAFLLHCLLSDSPMTDDADYRAIQENQARIVYQGRDPEVQLVHNGRERKLTDWASELLDQIQPMAELLDRAWESDDYQRAVAAQRDKIDGKVPTPAAQMLAEMHEHKQTFFQWAQAKAEQHRQYFLERPLSEQDQVEFERLAKESLEKQNQVEDADSGSFEDFLGKYYAQYVFCQRGL; from the coding sequence ATGGCCGAGCTGGCCCAGCCGGAAGCTTTAGCCCTGCTCAAGGGCATCCGCCGCGGCATTGAAAAAGAAGGCCTGCGCGTTTCCCCAGAGGGAGAGCTGGCCCAGACCGGACACCCCCAGGGTCTCGGCTCCGCGCTGACCCACGAATACATCACCACCGACTTCGCGGAAGCACTGCTGGAATTCATTACCCCACCGGTGGCCACCCCGGAGCAGGCACTGGAACAGCTGGATCATATCCATCGCTATACCTACAGCCAGATTGGCGATGAGCGGCTGTGGGTAAACAGCATGCCCGGCCGCATCGGCCGCGACGAGGATATTCCCGTGGCCCGCTACGGCAGCTCCCACAGCGGCACCATGAAGACCATCTACCGCCTGGGCCTCGGCTTGCGCTACGGCCGCGCCATGCAGACCATCGCCGGCATTCACTACAACTTTTCCCTGCCGGATACCTTCTGGCGCTGGCTGCAGCAGAAAGAGGGCGGCAGCGACCAGTCCGGGACAAATGAGTCACTGCAGGACTTCAAAACCCGCCGCTACTTTGACCTGATCCGCAACTTCCGCCGGCACTACTGGCTGCTGATCTACCTGTTCGGTGCCGCGCCGGCGGTGTGCGGTACCTTTGTGCAGGACCGCGAACACAAACTGCAACCGTTCGATGGCGACGGCCGCAGCCTGTATGCGCCCCAGGCCACTTCCCTGCGTATGGGCGACCTTGGCTACACCAGCGACGCGCAAAAATCCCTGATCGTCTGCTACAACGATCTGCCGAGTTACCTGTCCACCCTGTGCGCCGCCATTAGCAAGCCGTATCCGGAATACCACGCGCTGGGAGTGAAGGACGAAACCGGCAACTACCAGCAGCTGTCCACCGGCCTGCTGCAGATCGAGAACGAGTTCTACTCGCCGATCCGCCCCAAGAACCCCGCCGGCATGGGCGAGACCGCACTCTCCGCCCTCGACGCTCGCGGTGTCGAATACATCGAAGTGCGCTGCCTCGACCTCAATCCCTTTGTGCCGCTGGGAATCGAAGCCCCGCAAATGCGCTTCCTCGACGCCTTCCTGCTGCACTGCCTGCTCAGCGACAGCCCCATGACCGATGACGCCGACTACCGCGCCATCCAGGAAAACCAGGCGCGCATCGTGTATCAGGGCCGCGACCCGGAAGTACAGCTGGTGCACAACGGCCGCGAGCGCAAACTCACCGACTGGGCCAGCGAGCTCCTCGACCAGATCCAGCCGATGGCCGAACTGCTCGACCGCGCCTGGGAGAGCGACGATTACCAGCGCGCCGTCGCCGCCCAGCGCGACAAGATCGATGGCAAGGTCCCCACCCCCGCGGCACAGATGCTGGCGGAAATGCACGAACACAAGCAGACTTTCTTCCAGTGGGCCCAGGCCAAGGCCGAGCAACACCGGCAGTATTTTCTTGAGCGCCCGTTGAGCGAGCAAGATCAGGTCGAGTTTGAACGCCTGGCGAAAGAGTCGCTGGAAAAGCAGAACCAGGTGGAAGACGCGGATAGCGGGAGTTTTGAGGACTTTCTCGGCAAGTACTACGCACAGTATGTGTTTTGTCAGAGAGGGCTCTGA
- a CDS encoding malic enzyme-like NAD(P)-binding protein encodes MTDSLRQAALDYHALPTPGKLSVELTTPAHTQEDLSLAYSPGVAEPVREIAKDPEAAYLYTGKGNLVAVISNGSAILGLGNLGPLASKPVMEGKSLLFKRFADINSVDIEVDCPSPERFIETVAAIANTFGGINLEDIKAPECFHIEEALIERCSVPVFHDDQHGTAIVTVAGMLNALEIQGKQLSDARIVCLGAGAAATACCKLLLAAGARKEQITMLDSRGVIHSGRSDINAYKGEWARDTEMRTLDDAIEGADVFLGVSGPDLLTAEQLAHMAARPVVFACSNPNPEISPELAHATRDDLIMATGRSDYPNQVNNVLCFPFIFRGALDVRATRINEDMKLAAIEAIRKLAREEVPEEVRAGYGGVELSFGADYILPKPTDPRLLPEVAAAVARAAVDSGAARLPYPAHYPLNAI; translated from the coding sequence ATGACCGACTCACTGCGCCAGGCAGCGCTCGATTACCATGCCTTGCCGACACCGGGCAAACTTTCGGTGGAACTGACAACCCCCGCCCACACCCAGGAAGACCTGTCCCTGGCCTACAGCCCCGGCGTGGCCGAGCCGGTGCGCGAAATCGCCAAAGACCCGGAAGCGGCCTACCTGTACACCGGCAAGGGCAACCTGGTGGCGGTGATTTCCAACGGCAGCGCTATCCTCGGCCTCGGCAACCTGGGCCCACTGGCGTCAAAACCCGTGATGGAAGGTAAATCCCTGCTGTTCAAACGTTTTGCCGACATCAATTCGGTGGATATCGAAGTGGATTGCCCCAGTCCCGAGCGGTTTATCGAAACCGTCGCCGCGATCGCCAATACCTTCGGCGGTATCAACCTGGAGGACATCAAGGCGCCCGAGTGCTTCCATATCGAAGAAGCGCTGATCGAGCGCTGCTCGGTGCCCGTCTTCCACGACGACCAGCACGGCACCGCGATCGTGACGGTGGCGGGCATGCTCAATGCGCTGGAGATTCAGGGCAAGCAACTGTCCGATGCGCGCATCGTATGCCTGGGCGCCGGCGCTGCGGCCACCGCCTGCTGCAAGCTGCTGCTTGCCGCAGGCGCCAGAAAAGAACAGATCACCATGCTCGACAGCCGCGGCGTGATTCACTCCGGGCGCAGCGACATCAATGCCTATAAAGGCGAATGGGCGCGCGACACGGAAATGCGCACACTGGACGACGCCATCGAGGGCGCTGACGTGTTCCTCGGGGTTTCCGGCCCGGACCTGCTCACCGCCGAACAGCTGGCACATATGGCCGCGAGGCCGGTGGTGTTCGCCTGCTCCAACCCCAACCCGGAAATCTCCCCGGAGCTGGCCCACGCCACGCGCGACGACCTGATCATGGCCACCGGGCGCTCGGATTATCCGAACCAGGTGAACAATGTGCTGTGCTTCCCGTTTATTTTCCGCGGGGCGCTGGACGTGCGCGCCACCCGTATCAATGAGGACATGAAGCTCGCCGCCATCGAGGCGATCCGCAAGCTGGCACGCGAGGAGGTACCCGAAGAAGTGCGCGCGGGCTACGGCGGCGTGGAACTGAGTTTTGGCGCCGACTATATCCTGCCCAAGCCTACGGATCCGCGCCTGCTGCCGGAAGTGGCGGCGGCAGTGGCCCGTGCCGCGGTGGACAGCGGCGCGGCGCGGCTGCCGTATCCGGCACACTATCCGTTGAATGCGATCTGA
- a CDS encoding thermonuclease family protein — translation MNQVVPALTGSPLKKKTPWASLGVFFCACLLLLGALRPAHALADCVLGEADEIVALRKVVDGDTLRLKDGRRVRLIGVNTPELRHGKRPAQPLAEEAREFTERFLAGGDLELVYDRDRHDNHGRVLAHVYNHRGDSLEAALLAAGLAFHIAIAPNFALAECLASREELAREQQRGLWAPGVWPVLRADQLRPGDGGFVLLTGTVKKTDRNRYLWLELDGPVAVRLDPKWDYGHRNGRNWQGRKIVVKGWLVDRGEKYSSRNRRNKRWFIASDSEFTIEISRN, via the coding sequence GTGAACCAAGTCGTTCCGGCACTGACCGGCTCGCCGCTTAAAAAAAAGACGCCCTGGGCTTCCCTTGGCGTCTTTTTTTGCGCCTGTCTTTTACTGCTCGGCGCGCTCCGGCCTGCCCACGCCCTGGCCGACTGCGTGCTGGGGGAGGCAGACGAGATTGTGGCCCTCAGAAAGGTGGTGGATGGCGACACCCTGCGCCTCAAGGATGGCCGCCGCGTGCGCCTTATCGGGGTCAACACACCGGAGCTGCGCCACGGCAAGCGCCCGGCCCAGCCACTGGCGGAGGAGGCCAGGGAATTTACTGAGCGCTTTCTGGCCGGGGGCGACCTTGAACTGGTGTACGACCGGGATCGCCACGACAATCACGGCCGCGTGCTGGCCCACGTCTACAACCATCGCGGCGACAGCCTGGAAGCCGCTCTGCTCGCCGCCGGACTCGCCTTCCATATTGCTATTGCGCCCAACTTCGCCCTCGCCGAGTGCCTCGCCAGCCGCGAGGAGCTTGCCCGTGAGCAGCAGCGCGGCCTGTGGGCGCCCGGGGTCTGGCCAGTGCTCAGGGCCGACCAGCTGCGCCCCGGCGACGGCGGCTTTGTGCTGCTCACCGGCACCGTGAAAAAAACAGACCGCAACCGGTACCTGTGGCTTGAGCTGGACGGTCCGGTGGCGGTGCGTTTGGATCCGAAATGGGATTATGGCCACCGGAACGGGCGCAATTGGCAAGGCCGCAAAATAGTGGTCAAAGGCTGGCTGGTGGACCGAGGAGAGAAATATTCATCCCGAAACAGACGAAATAAACGCTGGTTTATTGCGTCTGATTCCGAATTTACTATCGAAATTAGTAGGAATTAA
- the rpmE gene encoding 50S ribosomal protein L31: protein MKNDIHPNYAEITATCSCGNTFKMGSTLGKDMQLDVCSNCHPFYTGKQKQASTGGRVDRFKKRFGSRISK, encoded by the coding sequence ATGAAGAACGATATCCACCCGAATTACGCCGAAATTACCGCAACTTGCTCCTGTGGCAACACCTTCAAAATGGGTTCCACCCTCGGCAAGGACATGCAGCTGGACGTATGCTCCAACTGCCACCCGTTCTACACCGGCAAGCAGAAGCAAGCGAGCACTGGTGGCCGTGTCGACCGCTTCAAGAAGCGTTTCGGCAGCCGCATCTCCAAGTAA
- a CDS encoding transcriptional regulator, with amino-acid sequence MKALTSLDPLLEHRIRLGACVSLAKHGELTFARLKSQLQATDGNLGAQLRKLEEQGYLQSRKDFVERKPTTWYRLSSVGRSALESHLAALQSLIDAAGASGATS; translated from the coding sequence ATGAAGGCACTGACCTCCCTCGACCCGCTGCTGGAGCACCGCATCCGGCTGGGCGCCTGTGTATCGCTGGCCAAGCACGGTGAACTGACCTTCGCCCGCCTGAAGAGCCAGCTGCAGGCGACCGATGGCAATCTGGGGGCACAATTGCGCAAGCTGGAAGAGCAGGGCTACCTGCAAAGCCGCAAGGATTTCGTGGAGCGCAAACCAACCACCTGGTACCGCCTGAGTAGCGTGGGTCGGTCCGCACTGGAGTCCCATCTGGCGGCACTGCAGTCACTGATCGACGCGGCGGGTGCCAGCGGTGCAACCTCCTGA